In one Silene latifolia isolate original U9 population chromosome 10, ASM4854445v1, whole genome shotgun sequence genomic region, the following are encoded:
- the LOC141608170 gene encoding secreted RxLR effector protein 161-like, giving the protein MNLSESVDQTGYAKILGSVIYLMCSSRPDISYSVGRLSRYTHNPGHDHWSALVRLLGYLKGTADFGLSYCGYPPVLEGYCDANWISESNDIHSTIGYVFTLGGAAVSWRSSKQTCIARSTMESEFISLELAGREAEWLRSLVADIPLWLKPVPSVPLHCDSQSAIHVAKNKAYNDKSRHIRRRHNIVCNLIKFSVISLDYVRSKSNIVDPLTKALNRKLVSVTAKKMGLCPPT; this is encoded by the coding sequence ATGAATCTATCTGAAAGTGTGGATCAAACTGGTTATGCTAAGATTCTTGGTAGTGTTATATATCTTATGTGTTCATCTCGTCCTGATATTTCATATTCTGTTGGGAGATTGAGTAGATATACTCATAATCCCGGTCATGATCATTGGAGTGCATTAGTTCGTTTGCTTGGATATCTTAAAGGTACAGCTGATTTTGGGTTATCTTATTGTGGTTATCCTCCAGTTTTGGAGGGATATTGTGATGCTAACTGGATCTCGGAGAGTAATGATATACACTCTACCATTGGTTATGTTTTCACTTTAGGAGGAGCAGCTGTATCTTGGAGATCATCCAAGCAAACGTGTATTGCGAGATCTACAATGGAATCAGAATTTATATCTCTCGAATTGGCTGGTCGAGAAGCAGAATGGTTGAGAAGTTTGGTAGCGGACATTCCTCTTTGGCTAAAGCCCGTGCCATCCGTGCCGCTACATTGTGACTCGCAATCTGCCATTCATGTAGCCAAGAATAAGGCTTATAATGACAAGAGTAGGCATATACGCCGAAGGCATAACATTGTTTGTAACTTGATCAAATTTAGTGTTATTTCTTTAGATTATGTAAGGTCAAAAAGTAATATTGTCGATCCATTGACAAAGGCCTTAAACAGGAAACTAGTTTCAGTAACTGCTAAAAAGATGGGATTGTGCCCACCTACGTAG